The following proteins come from a genomic window of Heyndrickxia acidicola:
- a CDS encoding ATP-binding protein has protein sequence MRFQFKLIVFIGILLLSVIAILVLSFQYMAASTLKQQIGERALNIAETVAISPDIIEGFQQQDPAKTIQPIAEDIRKKTGAQFVVVGNRQGIRYSHPDPDRIGEEMEGGNNQAVLKGHTILEEAVGTLGLSLRGKAPIIDQEGKVIGIVSVGFLTKEIDTTISTYLKRIIYLGIVAFIIGVLGTLFISSRVKNAILGLEPEEIGRLYQEKKAILESIREGIVSIDSKGLITMANQTACKMFGYLSEKELLGKAIQIVYPNSSLLKVLQTGIPEFDQQSRVEDQVIIINSLPVFNYQGKILGAVSSFRNKSELYHLIEELSHVKQYAEALRAQTHEYSNKLYMISGLLQLESYQEAIDFITRESDVHQNLIHFIMEQIPDPMIGGLLIGKFNRARELKVDLEIDRESSFSDVPESIDRNELITIIGNLIDNGIEAVLPSFVTRKLVQVSLIDLGKDLIIEIEDYGMGIPDEISDKIFDLGFSTKLEKSHGIGLSLVKYSIKELHGYLTFTIKPSGGTIFTVMIPKRKEFGVIEQKV, from the coding sequence ATGCGCTTTCAATTTAAATTAATCGTATTTATCGGCATCCTGCTCCTTTCTGTTATTGCTATTTTGGTTTTGTCATTTCAATATATGGCTGCTTCTACCTTAAAACAACAAATCGGTGAAAGGGCTTTAAATATTGCAGAAACCGTTGCCATTAGTCCAGATATTATTGAAGGTTTTCAGCAGCAGGATCCTGCCAAAACAATTCAGCCCATAGCCGAAGACATTCGCAAGAAGACAGGTGCACAATTTGTGGTTGTGGGAAACCGGCAAGGTATTCGATATTCTCATCCAGATCCTGACCGTATTGGGGAAGAAATGGAGGGCGGCAACAACCAAGCTGTTTTAAAAGGTCATACTATTCTCGAAGAAGCTGTCGGTACCCTCGGGCTTTCTTTAAGAGGAAAAGCACCGATTATTGATCAAGAAGGCAAGGTAATTGGCATTGTTTCAGTTGGATTTTTGACAAAAGAAATAGATACAACAATTTCTACTTACCTAAAGCGAATTATTTATTTAGGGATCGTGGCTTTTATCATAGGTGTTTTAGGCACCCTGTTCATTTCGAGCAGAGTGAAGAATGCAATTCTCGGACTTGAACCGGAAGAGATTGGGCGTTTGTATCAAGAGAAAAAAGCTATACTTGAATCCATTCGGGAAGGAATTGTTTCAATTGATTCAAAAGGGCTGATTACAATGGCAAATCAAACAGCCTGCAAAATGTTTGGGTATTTGAGTGAAAAGGAATTATTAGGAAAAGCCATACAAATAGTCTATCCAAATTCCAGTTTGTTGAAGGTGCTACAAACCGGTATACCTGAATTCGATCAGCAATCGAGAGTAGAGGATCAAGTTATTATCATAAATTCCCTCCCCGTCTTTAATTATCAAGGCAAAATATTAGGTGCAGTATCCAGTTTTCGTAATAAGTCAGAATTGTATCATCTGATTGAGGAATTATCTCATGTAAAACAATATGCAGAAGCACTCCGGGCACAAACTCATGAATATTCAAACAAACTGTACATGATTTCCGGCTTATTGCAATTAGAATCTTATCAGGAAGCCATTGATTTTATTACACGTGAATCTGATGTCCATCAAAATCTTATCCATTTCATTATGGAACAAATTCCCGATCCCATGATTGGGGGCCTACTGATAGGTAAATTCAATAGAGCTAGAGAATTGAAGGTAGATTTGGAAATTGATCGGGAAAGCAGTTTTTCTGATGTACCCGAATCCATCGATCGTAACGAATTAATTACTATAATTGGAAATTTAATTGATAATGGCATTGAGGCCGTACTCCCTTCTTTTGTCACTAGAAAATTGGTACAAGTGTCTTTAATTGACTTAGGAAAGGATTTAATTATCGAAATTGAGGATTACGGAATGGGAATTCCAGATGAAATTTCTGATAAAATATTTGATTTGGGATTCTCTACAAAACTGGAAAAATCCCATGGGATTGGTCTTTCATTAGTCAAATACTCAATAAAAGAATTACATGGGTACCTCACATTTACAATCAAGCCTTCGGGAGGCACTATTTTCACTGTGATGATTCCTAAAAGAAAGGAGTTTGGAGTAATTGAGCAAAAAGTTTAA
- a CDS encoding phosphodiester glycosidase family protein has protein sequence MNLHTKDSANMSRMNNKKFHKKSKRRKSSRIFLVSLLLLFLGGGSFLYGTNMGLQFRKMMVGSVLSSQHPQYVKYMGFLLPQSEINALYAAWKHPPTVQTTINPQLLAHTKSSEGIRVDTVETQNYTAKIMVIPDPTTVHLVASQFTTKGQALSDLIKENNGVAGINAGGFVDKGGDGSGGQVIGIVISNGRLLSVPSAGRNSKQLVGGFLNDGQFITGRYSVNELLNLGVTEAVSFGPQLIVNGVNRVTPEIDGAWGWAPRTAIGQEKDGSVVMIITDGRFYWNKTHRGASMSDMAKLFESYHVTNAIAMDGGGSTTMIKDGQLQLKPATNTAVGMRYLPNGWVVIPK, from the coding sequence ATGAATTTACACACAAAAGACTCCGCCAATATGTCCCGAATGAATAACAAAAAATTCCATAAGAAATCAAAGCGCAGAAAATCCAGTAGAATATTCTTGGTTTCCCTTTTGCTTTTATTCCTAGGCGGCGGAAGTTTTCTATATGGTACGAATATGGGGCTGCAGTTCCGGAAGATGATGGTTGGTTCCGTACTTTCCTCACAGCACCCGCAATATGTTAAATATATGGGGTTTTTGCTTCCTCAATCCGAAATTAATGCATTGTATGCTGCATGGAAGCATCCTCCAACTGTCCAAACTACTATTAATCCCCAATTATTGGCCCACACAAAGTCGAGCGAAGGGATTCGTGTAGATACAGTTGAGACACAGAATTATACGGCAAAAATTATGGTAATTCCTGATCCAACAACGGTTCATCTAGTTGCATCACAATTCACAACAAAGGGACAGGCTTTATCCGATTTAATAAAAGAAAATAATGGAGTTGCCGGTATTAATGCGGGCGGCTTTGTGGATAAAGGAGGAGACGGTTCAGGAGGCCAGGTAATTGGTATTGTTATCAGCAATGGCCGGCTCTTGTCAGTTCCAAGTGCAGGCAGAAACTCCAAGCAGTTGGTAGGAGGTTTTTTAAATGACGGCCAGTTTATTACAGGACGCTATTCAGTTAATGAATTACTCAATTTGGGTGTAACAGAAGCTGTAAGCTTTGGGCCGCAGTTGATTGTAAACGGCGTAAACCGGGTAACACCTGAAATTGATGGTGCGTGGGGCTGGGCTCCTCGGACTGCCATCGGGCAAGAGAAAGACGGCAGTGTTGTCATGATTATTACTGATGGACGCTTTTACTGGAATAAGACCCATCGTGGCGCCTCAATGTCGGACATGGCAAAATTATTTGAATCCTACCATGTTACAAATGCCATTGCAATGGATGGCGGTGGTTCTACGACTATGATCAAAGACGGTCAGCTTCAATTAAAACCTGCAACCAATACTGCAGTCGGCATGCGATACTTGCCAAATGGATGGGTTGTTATTCCAAAATAA
- a CDS encoding MurT ligase domain-containing protein — protein sequence MKSQLAIWAGKTAGKLSRMLGYGGSTIPGVVARNMDSQFLQHLRRISKTIIYITGTNGKTTLTNLISCLLETAGSKVIANREGSNLVTGITATLVQSTPMVGWNEYDTAVIEVDEASLPKVVAECQPDYLIITNFFRDQLDRYGELDVLIEKMKNSLKTIEAKLILNADDPFVHRFSDLPTEMIYAGLDEKAGRFPTYRMNESKYCPICQQEFTYKAVHFGHLGHYECTCGFTRPITNISVQNIYQEEKGIRLTVNGENYSTNLKGMYNAYNAVLAISICKELGLNTNQIRQGLLSFQKTDGRMQDFLIGEEVWKLNLVKNPAGANVTLSEFLQTDEKKQLIFCLNDCLADGEDVSWIWDIDMEAANREEIESFIASGKRAHDAALRLKYAGIPEEKITILDDLKEAFLFAKQKGYPSYIMATYTCLSPMISILSRETKK from the coding sequence ATGAAATCACAACTGGCTATATGGGCTGGAAAGACAGCGGGAAAACTAAGCCGTATGCTAGGCTACGGCGGAAGTACAATTCCGGGGGTTGTAGCAAGAAATATGGATTCCCAATTTTTACAGCATCTAAGGCGAATTTCCAAGACCATAATATATATTACCGGTACAAATGGGAAAACTACACTAACAAACTTGATATCATGTTTATTAGAAACTGCCGGGTCGAAGGTGATCGCCAATCGGGAGGGTTCTAACCTGGTCACTGGCATAACGGCTACTTTGGTTCAAAGCACCCCTATGGTGGGATGGAACGAATATGATACAGCCGTAATTGAAGTAGACGAAGCCAGCCTTCCAAAAGTAGTAGCAGAGTGTCAGCCTGATTACCTTATTATAACTAATTTTTTTCGCGATCAATTGGACAGGTATGGAGAATTGGATGTACTCATTGAAAAAATGAAGAACAGTTTAAAAACAATAGAGGCTAAATTAATTTTAAATGCGGATGATCCTTTTGTTCATCGTTTCTCAGATCTTCCAACAGAAATGATTTATGCTGGTTTAGATGAAAAAGCAGGCAGATTTCCGACTTACAGGATGAATGAATCTAAATATTGTCCAATCTGCCAGCAAGAATTCACATATAAAGCTGTCCATTTTGGTCATTTAGGCCATTACGAATGCACCTGTGGGTTTACCCGGCCGATTACAAACATTTCAGTCCAAAACATTTACCAGGAGGAAAAAGGAATTCGTCTTACTGTAAATGGAGAGAACTACTCTACGAATTTAAAAGGGATGTATAATGCTTATAATGCAGTATTAGCCATTTCTATATGTAAAGAATTAGGTCTTAATACAAATCAGATTCGACAGGGCTTGTTGTCCTTTCAAAAAACGGATGGAAGAATGCAGGATTTTCTTATTGGAGAAGAGGTTTGGAAACTCAATTTGGTAAAAAATCCAGCTGGAGCAAATGTAACATTATCGGAGTTTTTGCAGACCGATGAAAAAAAACAGCTGATCTTTTGCTTAAATGATTGTCTTGCGGATGGTGAAGATGTTTCATGGATATGGGATATCGATATGGAAGCAGCCAATCGAGAAGAAATAGAGTCTTTTATTGCAAGTGGAAAAAGGGCCCATGATGCAGCACTAAGATTAAAGTATGCAGGGATCCCAGAAGAAAAAATCACTATTTTGGATGATTTGAAAGAAGCGTTTCTCTTCGCCAAACAGAAGGGATATCCTTCTTATATAATGGCTACCTACACTTGTCTTTCACCTATGATCAGCATCCTTTCAAGGGAAACAAAAAAATAA
- a CDS encoding cell wall hydrolase, translating to MKKLKKLIIAGGLLISMSALTLNTKSEAAAFTHKVSNGQNYWSIAKNFGVPLKSLEAVNHWSHVYPGKNIVIPNSPISSADKSLMARLVHAEAGGEPYAGKVAVAAVVLNRMSSSQFPHSVPGVIFQNTDGHYAFQPVQNGRINQPADSDSKKAVNEALALMGKGNGSLYFFNPKTSTSSWIFSRTVLKRIGNHVFAK from the coding sequence ATGAAAAAACTAAAAAAATTAATCATTGCAGGCGGACTGCTTATATCAATGTCAGCCTTAACTTTAAATACAAAGTCTGAAGCAGCCGCCTTTACTCATAAAGTGTCAAATGGGCAAAACTATTGGAGTATTGCCAAAAATTTCGGGGTCCCATTAAAGAGCCTTGAAGCAGTAAATCATTGGTCACATGTTTATCCAGGTAAGAATATTGTGATTCCCAATTCTCCTATTTCTTCTGCTGATAAATCATTAATGGCCCGGCTTGTTCATGCAGAAGCAGGCGGTGAACCATACGCAGGCAAAGTGGCAGTAGCAGCGGTGGTTTTAAACCGAATGAGCAGTTCACAATTTCCTCATTCAGTACCTGGTGTCATCTTCCAGAATACGGATGGCCATTATGCCTTCCAGCCTGTACAAAATGGCCGAATTAATCAGCCGGCAGATTCAGATTCCAAGAAGGCTGTAAATGAAGCTCTTGCTTTAATGGGGAAGGGGAATGGATCATTATATTTTTTTAATCCTAAAACTTCAACTAGCTCCTGGATTTTTTCAAGAACTGTATTAAAAAGAATTGGAAATCATGTATTTGCTAAATAA
- a CDS encoding aldo/keto reductase has product MRTMKLGKSNLEVPVVAVGCMRINSLEKNAAEKFVQTALEHGANFFDHADIYGRGECEKIFADAIHMTDSVRENIVLQSKCGIRQGMFDFSKEHILNSVDGILKRLNTDYLDVLLLHRPDTLVEPEEVAEAFDILESSGKVLHFGVSNQNPMQIELLKKSVKQEIVANQLQLSITNSTMISNGINVNMENDSAVNRDGSILDYCRLNDITIQPWSPFQYGFFEGVFIGSDKFPELNQKLEEIAEKYGVTSTTIAIAWLLRHPAKMQPVIGTMNEERLKDCIKASQVQLDREEWYAIYRAAGNILP; this is encoded by the coding sequence ATGAGAACTATGAAACTTGGAAAAAGTAATTTAGAAGTACCCGTCGTTGCTGTCGGCTGCATGCGTATTAATTCATTGGAAAAAAACGCGGCTGAAAAATTTGTACAGACCGCACTGGAACATGGTGCAAATTTCTTTGACCATGCAGACATTTATGGCCGCGGTGAATGTGAGAAGATTTTTGCGGATGCTATCCATATGACTGATTCCGTTCGAGAAAACATTGTTTTGCAATCGAAATGCGGTATTCGGCAAGGGATGTTTGACTTTTCTAAAGAGCATATTTTGAATTCAGTCGATGGCATACTAAAGCGTTTAAATACTGATTATCTGGATGTTCTTCTCTTGCATCGTCCCGATACATTGGTCGAACCTGAAGAAGTCGCAGAGGCGTTTGACATTCTTGAAAGCTCAGGTAAAGTTTTACATTTTGGTGTATCAAATCAAAATCCCATGCAGATTGAGCTTTTAAAGAAATCAGTAAAGCAAGAAATAGTTGCCAATCAGCTTCAATTAAGCATTACAAATTCCACCATGATATCAAATGGTATCAATGTGAATATGGAAAATGACTCTGCCGTAAACAGAGATGGGAGCATCCTGGATTATTGCAGACTAAATGATATCACCATTCAGCCCTGGTCACCATTCCAATACGGATTCTTCGAAGGAGTATTTATAGGTTCTGATAAATTCCCTGAGCTTAATCAAAAATTAGAAGAAATCGCTGAAAAATATGGTGTAACAAGCACAACAATCGCCATTGCCTGGCTTTTGCGCCATCCTGCAAAGATGCAGCCAGTTATCGGGACAATGAATGAAGAGCGGTTAAAAGATTGTATAAAAGCCAGCCAAGTTCAGCTCGATCGCGAAGAGTGGTATGCTATTTACCGGGCAGCAGGAAATATCCTTCCTTAA
- a CDS encoding sugar porter family MFS transporter produces the protein MEKSSNGNVGFVTLVSIVAAVGGLLFGYDTSVISGAIGFIQTKFGFGNAMQGWVVSCLMIGAIIGAAFAGFLSDRLGRKKMLIAAGLLFTIGSISSAVASNITIFVTARIIGGIGIGVSSTLVPLYIAEIAPSKHRGRLVSLNQLAVVIGISAIYFVNRAIVNAGSQTWDINYSWRWMFGCGLIPGILFVILLFLVPESPRWLHKKGLEKKSFTILEKINGTQQAKKELEDMKKSIQKETSGSLSLLFKSGYRTALLIGVVLAILQQVTGINAIMYYAPEIFKKVGVGTNASFTETIIVGLVNFVFTIVSLWLIDKAGRKTLLVIGAAVMTVSLAVVGFEFNAAHPNGTLILIFILLFVAAFAVSFGPIVWLVIAEIFPTSIRGRATAIASVALWLADYVVSQFFPVLLGKTGASMTFYIFAILGVVAFIFSLTVVRETKGKTLEEIETDWLKS, from the coding sequence ATGGAGAAATCTTCAAATGGAAACGTTGGATTTGTAACATTAGTTTCCATTGTTGCCGCAGTCGGCGGTTTATTATTTGGTTATGATACATCTGTGATTTCCGGCGCTATCGGTTTTATTCAAACCAAATTTGGATTCGGTAACGCCATGCAAGGATGGGTTGTATCATGCTTAATGATCGGTGCAATTATTGGAGCTGCTTTCGCTGGATTCTTAAGCGACCGCTTGGGAAGGAAAAAAATGCTGATTGCAGCTGGATTATTATTTACAATAGGTTCAATTTCCTCAGCTGTTGCATCAAACATAACTATTTTTGTAACCGCTCGTATTATTGGTGGGATCGGAATTGGTGTGTCTTCCACCCTTGTCCCGCTTTACATTGCAGAAATAGCCCCTTCTAAGCATAGAGGGCGTTTAGTTTCATTAAACCAATTAGCAGTGGTCATTGGTATTTCAGCTATTTACTTCGTGAATAGAGCGATTGTTAACGCTGGCAGCCAGACTTGGGATATAAATTATTCATGGAGATGGATGTTTGGCTGTGGTTTAATCCCTGGAATCCTCTTTGTCATTTTGCTTTTTCTAGTACCTGAAAGTCCAAGATGGCTACATAAAAAAGGTTTAGAAAAAAAATCCTTTACCATTCTAGAAAAAATCAACGGTACTCAGCAAGCCAAAAAAGAATTAGAAGATATGAAAAAATCCATTCAAAAAGAAACTTCTGGTTCTCTTAGTCTATTATTTAAATCAGGTTACCGTACTGCTCTTCTTATCGGTGTTGTTCTTGCCATCCTGCAACAGGTAACAGGTATTAATGCCATCATGTATTATGCACCTGAAATATTTAAAAAGGTTGGCGTCGGAACAAATGCTTCTTTTACGGAAACTATTATCGTGGGGCTAGTGAACTTTGTTTTTACAATCGTTTCGCTATGGCTGATTGATAAGGCAGGAAGAAAGACCCTGCTAGTCATCGGAGCTGCGGTTATGACTGTCAGTCTTGCTGTAGTAGGCTTTGAATTTAACGCCGCCCATCCGAATGGAACATTAATTTTGATTTTCATTTTACTTTTCGTAGCAGCATTTGCCGTTTCTTTTGGCCCTATTGTATGGCTTGTCATTGCAGAAATCTTCCCAACAAGTATTCGCGGGCGTGCTACTGCCATTGCATCTGTTGCCCTTTGGCTGGCAGATTACGTTGTTTCTCAATTTTTCCCTGTTCTTCTTGGAAAAACAGGAGCTTCGATGACATTTTATATTTTCGCCATTCTCGGAGTAGTGGCATTTATTTTCTCCCTAACAGTTGTGAGAGAAACAAAAGGAAAGACACTCGAAGAAATAGAAACAGATTGGCTTAAATCATAG
- a CDS encoding MFS transporter, translating to MGSYETSEKGILPLSNASITDRLNRLPVTSLHKKVILIIGFALFFEFFDVFLSGVLGTVLTQQFHVSSAVQPLLLGSAFLGMFLGALIIGNLADRIGRKKAFIVNLIIYSVFTLLGAFSNNITTLIIFRFLAGVGIGSQPALCDTYLSELLPNSKRGRLTAWAYTIQVCAVPVEGFLARWLVPLHPGMAGWRWVFIIGAVGGFTALFLQKYLPESPRWLMSIGKVKESEQVVQMFEKQAGHPSAGKPNSNTKVLPNSNPAKLPSVALFRKEFIGRTAMLWVFQILQTIGYYGFGTLIPIVLAAKGITVIHSLEYTTISFLGYPIGSLISIPIIERVHRKWLIVGAAFGMAVFGILFGLSVSPASILILGFLYTLVSNIFSNAYHVFQAEIFPTSIRATATGSAYSLSRLMSGLMPFILLPVLKLHGAAEMFEIVACAMVLIMIDIGFFGPKTTGLALENVNETTIHDHP from the coding sequence ATGGGAAGTTATGAAACTAGCGAAAAGGGGATACTGCCTTTATCTAATGCATCCATCACGGATAGATTAAATAGGCTGCCCGTGACAAGTCTTCACAAAAAGGTAATCCTTATAATCGGATTTGCTCTATTCTTTGAATTTTTTGATGTGTTTCTTTCGGGTGTTTTAGGTACGGTGCTGACGCAGCAATTCCACGTTTCAAGCGCGGTGCAGCCTTTACTGTTAGGATCGGCATTTCTTGGGATGTTTTTGGGTGCCTTAATAATCGGGAATCTGGCGGATCGCATCGGAAGAAAGAAAGCATTCATTGTAAACCTCATCATTTATTCAGTCTTCACACTGCTTGGAGCCTTTAGTAATAACATAACAACACTTATTATTTTCAGATTTTTAGCAGGTGTTGGTATTGGTTCTCAACCGGCGTTATGTGATACGTATTTAAGCGAGCTATTGCCTAACAGCAAACGCGGCCGGCTTACAGCTTGGGCGTATACTATTCAGGTTTGTGCTGTACCGGTTGAGGGTTTTCTGGCACGCTGGCTTGTACCGTTACATCCAGGAATGGCAGGGTGGAGATGGGTATTTATTATCGGTGCGGTTGGAGGTTTTACAGCTTTATTTTTGCAAAAATATTTGCCTGAGTCTCCCCGTTGGCTGATGAGTATAGGAAAAGTAAAGGAATCGGAACAAGTGGTTCAAATGTTCGAAAAACAGGCGGGACATCCTTCTGCCGGTAAGCCCAATTCCAACACAAAAGTGCTGCCAAATTCGAATCCGGCAAAATTACCCTCAGTAGCATTATTTAGAAAAGAATTTATTGGGCGGACTGCAATGTTATGGGTATTTCAAATATTGCAAACAATTGGATATTATGGTTTTGGGACATTAATTCCTATTGTGTTAGCTGCAAAGGGGATAACTGTTATTCATTCGCTTGAATATACAACCATTTCTTTTCTTGGTTATCCTATAGGATCTTTAATTTCTATTCCGATTATTGAACGTGTGCACCGAAAATGGCTGATTGTTGGCGCTGCTTTTGGTATGGCTGTATTTGGTATTCTTTTTGGATTATCGGTATCTCCTGCATCCATTCTCATTCTTGGTTTTCTATATACTCTAGTCAGTAACATTTTCTCAAATGCTTACCATGTATTCCAAGCAGAAATTTTTCCAACGTCTATTCGTGCAACAGCAACGGGAAGTGCGTATAGTCTAAGCCGACTTATGAGTGGGTTAATGCCATTTATTCTGCTTCCGGTTTTGAAGCTGCATGGAGCAGCTGAAATGTTTGAGATAGTTGCGTGTGCAATGGTTCTTATCATGATTGATATTGGTTTCTTTGGTCCAAAAACGACGGGCTTAGCTCTTGAAAATGTTAATGAAACAACGATTCATGATCACCCTTGA
- a CDS encoding type 1 glutamine amidotransferase, translating into MELLIYHFCPDTLNLYGDSGNIICLKNRCERRGIPVRIEEIKKQDDAISSGCDMFMIGGGSDREQFIATERLSPMIPEIKAWIEDGVSALTICGGYQFLGDYYELKNGDKLKGMGIFPFYTKAGKDRLMTNLLVQSEQFGNIVGFENHSGQTYHDNNTLGKVINGFGNNSESGEEGLHYNNLIGTYLHGPILPKNPRIADYLIEKAYERKTGRKLDPLDDTMEMEANRTVWDRFISSKRKKYKNEAEYSIHAK; encoded by the coding sequence ATGGAACTCTTAATTTACCATTTTTGTCCAGATACCCTTAATCTTTATGGGGACAGCGGTAATATCATTTGCTTAAAAAATCGCTGCGAAAGGAGAGGGATTCCAGTTCGAATAGAAGAGATTAAAAAACAGGATGATGCCATCAGTTCGGGCTGTGATATGTTCATGATCGGGGGAGGGAGCGATCGGGAGCAATTTATCGCCACAGAAAGGCTTAGCCCGATGATCCCGGAAATTAAAGCATGGATTGAAGATGGGGTATCCGCTCTGACGATTTGCGGGGGTTATCAATTTTTAGGAGATTATTATGAATTGAAAAATGGTGATAAACTAAAAGGAATGGGTATTTTTCCGTTTTACACAAAAGCCGGGAAAGACAGGCTTATGACGAATCTTCTTGTTCAATCAGAGCAATTTGGGAATATTGTTGGCTTTGAAAACCATAGCGGACAAACCTATCATGACAATAATACCCTAGGAAAGGTAATTAATGGTTTTGGGAACAATAGTGAGAGCGGAGAAGAGGGACTTCATTACAATAACCTGATTGGAACGTATTTACACGGTCCTATACTTCCTAAAAATCCCCGCATTGCTGATTATCTAATTGAAAAGGCGTATGAACGAAAAACTGGAAGAAAACTGGATCCGCTTGATGATACAATGGAAATGGAAGCGAACCGGACGGTTTGGGATAGGTTTATAAGCAGTAAAAGAAAAAAATATAAAAATGAAGCTGAATATTCCATACATGCTAAATAA
- a CDS encoding 3'-5' exonuclease, giving the protein MLAIVFDLETIRTHQKGQERHIIEIGAVKVDLNDEKPSVIDTFQQYIIPPTKYIPKSSRKMIGMEKEDMYKSIPLQQAIKKFIKWLENDDYYLCTWSRSDLDIIQHNYDVNRFNVSWIKNYNDIQLPISKALTGMDGVLGLKKAIELGGIPIEGKWHSGLSDAINTARLLIKYKENVLLQQKSIFEVFSIFHCPLFKTCRVCGETKYHNQFNSKMNICIPCETEKKLHSERKQLLLSKKSESKI; this is encoded by the coding sequence ATGCTAGCGATTGTTTTTGATTTAGAAACCATTAGGACACATCAAAAGGGACAAGAAAGACATATTATTGAAATTGGCGCAGTAAAAGTAGACTTAAATGATGAAAAACCAAGTGTAATTGATACTTTTCAACAATATATTATTCCTCCAACTAAATATATTCCTAAAAGCTCCCGAAAAATGATTGGGATGGAAAAGGAAGATATGTATAAATCTATCCCTTTACAGCAAGCAATTAAAAAATTCATAAAATGGCTGGAGAATGATGACTACTATTTGTGTACATGGAGCAGGTCAGATTTAGATATCATTCAGCATAATTATGATGTTAACAGATTTAACGTGAGCTGGATTAAGAATTATAATGATATTCAATTGCCTATTTCTAAAGCATTGACAGGAATGGATGGTGTCTTAGGGCTGAAAAAAGCAATAGAATTAGGGGGAATTCCAATAGAAGGGAAATGGCACAGCGGATTATCAGACGCAATTAATACGGCAAGACTGCTTATTAAATACAAAGAGAATGTTCTGCTGCAGCAGAAGTCTATTTTTGAGGTTTTTTCCATCTTCCATTGTCCGCTATTTAAAACCTGCAGAGTATGTGGAGAAACGAAATATCATAATCAATTTAATAGTAAAATGAATATTTGCATTCCATGTGAAACGGAAAAGAAACTACATTCTGAAAGGAAGCAGCTTTTGCTAAGCAAGAAGTCTGAATCCAAGATTTGA
- a CDS encoding response regulator has product MSKKFNPLENIQVLIIDDDVRISEINRRFVEKIEGYTVIGIATNKQEAKEQLEVLCPDLVLLDIYFPDMSGLDFLRFIKEVQPDTDVIMITAAKEVRAVKNAIRSGVYDFIVKPVIFERFQTTLLNYKKFRNRLNKLAQENQKINQHEIDELFINTDASAFKRKDNYHFPKGIDQLTLEKVKAAAQEMNYGSSAEQIGSKIGISRTTARRYLEYLVSQGEVEATLSYGDVGRPERIYQSFNK; this is encoded by the coding sequence TTGAGCAAAAAGTTTAATCCATTAGAAAATATACAAGTACTAATCATAGATGACGATGTGCGAATTTCTGAGATTAACCGCAGATTTGTTGAAAAAATCGAAGGTTATACAGTAATAGGAATTGCCACAAATAAACAGGAAGCAAAGGAACAGCTAGAAGTTCTTTGTCCTGACCTTGTCCTTTTAGATATTTATTTTCCTGACATGAGCGGATTGGATTTTCTTCGTTTTATTAAGGAAGTCCAACCTGATACAGATGTAATCATGATAACAGCGGCTAAGGAAGTTAGAGCTGTAAAGAATGCCATTAGAAGCGGTGTGTATGATTTTATCGTGAAGCCAGTAATTTTTGAAAGATTTCAAACTACACTATTAAATTATAAAAAATTTCGAAATAGATTAAATAAGTTGGCACAGGAAAACCAGAAGATTAATCAACATGAAATTGACGAACTGTTTATTAACACTGATGCCTCGGCCTTTAAACGAAAGGACAACTATCATTTTCCTAAGGGAATTGATCAGCTGACATTAGAAAAAGTTAAAGCTGCCGCTCAGGAAATGAATTACGGTTCCTCTGCAGAACAAATTGGCAGTAAAATAGGAATAAGCCGCACAACTGCCCGTCGTTATTTAGAGTACTTAGTTTCGCAAGGTGAAGTAGAAGCCACCCTTTCTTATGGTGATGTAGGACGTCCGGAAAGAATTTACCAAAGTTTTAACAAATGA